DNA from Diabrotica virgifera virgifera chromosome 10, PGI_DIABVI_V3a:
ATTTGTGGCAGCTTCTTCAAATTTTGCCAATACTCGATCTAATTCGGCGTCAGGACTGGGTGGCTgactgtcatcatcatcatcatcatattcTACGCTAAATGATTGACTGATGTAGCCGCTATCTTGAGAACACATGGTGTTGTAACTGAATACGCCGCTGTCTTGAGAACTCATCGGGTCTGTTGGAACTACGTATGCCGGTTCGTTGGTGAGAGAATTTATACTGTTCCCTTCCCCAACTCTTGCGGGCAATCctttttcaaaaaatgtattgctaCGCGGCGGATTAAAAGGTAGATCCTTAAACTACATCTGAACTATTGATCCAACTGTTGTGTTTGCTATCCAGTCCTAACCATTTAACATACATCTTGGTGCCCtttcgtctaagtactttttcaaccAAGTAAATGTCGGCATTTTTCGTTTTCTGCAATTCTTCTTCGTAAAACCCACCGCTAATCGGCGCACCTTGCATGTCTTCTAGCAAATACGTTATGGGATTTGTTATCTTCACTtgtacaattttaaataattctgtAGTCCAATTGGGTGTGTAGGCCTTTTCAAAGAAATGTTTTGCCTTTGATACACGTACAATGTCGCCAACTTTAAATTTTCGCGGGCCGGCAATCTTTAAGTGACTATAACTTTTGTGTAAAATGGCTTTTTCGTTGGATTTGTTGACGTGAGATGGTTTGTATCCTGTTTTACTGTGCTTCGTATTGTTGTATTCCTCGGTGATTATCGGTAGGACATCCAGCCATTTGTATGATCCATGTAAACTGAAATACTTGTACAACTTTGCTTTCAACGTTCTAATTACTCTTTCACAAATGGCAGCCTTTTTAATCGTGTAGGTGCTGTAATGATTAATGTTgtgtttttcattaaattttgaaattttttgttgtaaaattcggTTCCCTGATCAGATTGTAGATTTTTCGGAAGTCGTCGAGTATGGGTGAGAATGTCCGAAAATGCCCGAGTAATTTCCTCACCTGTTTTGGTCTTTAGAGGGCGTGTCCAAACAAACTTTGAAAAACAGTCAATTACAACTagtattaatttgtaatttttattttgatatgaATAAGGACGCATTTCAGCCAAATCCATTTGCCACAAGTCATCGAGTCCTTTGATTATTGTTCGTCGACGAGGATAGTTCCTTCGTGCTGGTTTATGCAATTCGTTCACCACCTGTTCTTTAGACATTCTTATATACGACTTTCAATTGCCTTTAGGCGAGTATCTATATTCATCGAATGAATGTTGTCTACTACACCCTGTAATGCCGCGTTCATTTCTTTTATCGTCTTCTCCATCCGGTCTACTTTCAACGAATTTTTTGCAACTTTATCTGCAGCCATGCTAACGTTTTTATCTATATCATCCGAATTGTTGATGATGTCTTGTTTAATTGTAGCAAGAGTACcattaatttcgtttattttaatttGCATCGAAGCGGCATGTGTCTGTAGAATGGGAATTGTAGTTTTATGAAGCTCTTTTCTTACTTCATTAAGGCCGATGGCTAAATCCTGTATATCATTATTTTTTTGCTGCAACAACTTATTTACATTATTCTCCGTATCCTTTTTTACTGTATTCAAATcatatttgattattttttgcAACATTTGCTCGAGAAGTGGGactgtggttttatgaagctctttTCTTACTTCATTAAGGCCGATGGCTAAATCCTGTATATCATTAGTTTTTTGCTGCAATATCACACCATGTGTTTGAATTAATGGTAGGTGTACGTTACGCAACTCCATTATTTGAGCATCAACGTATTTTTTCGTTGCAGCATCACCATTTTCCGATGGATCCTTTACATTGCAAATTTTTACATGTTCGGCATTAATATTTCCGTCAGAAGTATGTGGAAATGTAACTCGCGTCACCTTTTGAGTGCTACCACTACCACCACGAGAATGATGACCGAATTTGTCGACGCTCATAATGGAAATGATGCTGTCATTCCCAGTTACTCTATTATATTAgcttcttttagttcattgatgATAGCCACGATTTCGTTATCGTGAGATGTGTTGCCGGCATCTTTCGAAGCCACCAAGAGTTTCAGCCGATCAACTAACTCATTGACGTCATCCCAATAAATATACTCTAAGGGTGCAGCGTTGCATGTTAAACGAGAGTCATCCAACCCCGTTCCTGTGACCGTAGATGAAGATGCTGACCGAACTGTTTTTTGCGTTCTGTGTTCGAGTTCTTTTTGTGATCGAGTTGCATGCTTTTTCATTGCTGTATCAGGTGGCTTGAATAGAGGTTTAATAATAGCATGGTATTTTTCTCCGCTGGAACCTTTAAGACGTCCTAAGGTGTCCAAATGAATCTCTGTGTTAATCAACagtgttttatacttttctaaATCCTCATCATTATACTGTTCTGGGTTTGGGTTGGCATAAAATAACAGGTGATATAGGCCTGGCGTACCACCTAACCTACGTTCTTCAAAATCACGTTCTCGAATTATTACTATGTCTCCATTGTTTttgtcaaagtttattcgacgttTTCCCAATATCCAGCCACCAATAGTATCGTAAAATGGACCATAGTTTCTATCGATTTTATCGGCTTTTATCAAATATTCTTTTATGTACTTGTGACTTATTGGAGGATATCGGTCGATAAATTCTTCTGTGCCATCCATCGGAATCTCGTTAGAACCGGAGATTGACTCTTGAATAATGTTTTCATCAGGTGTCGCTACATCGGGTGCATCAAGAAATACATCCTCCTCATCCTCATCCTTTTTCACCTCTTCTTTTTTAACTTGTCTAAACTTGTTATCGATAGCATGATGTAACGTTTTTGATGATTGAGCAATATCCTTGAGAGGCTTCGAGAttggtttaaaaagtttatttagtgacTCATCTCGTTCTGTCTTGCCTAATTTCAATGCCAAATATTTCTTGCGAATTGCTCTAGCCAACTCAGCGACTTTCTTCTTGCGCATGGCAATGGCAACCTTATCATCTGACATTTTGTTGACGACTAAACGATTAgcttacaattttatatatttatcaaatcctTTGCGGTATCGACCATTGTTGAGGGCAAAATCTTTCATAATTACCAGCGTGCCACACCTGTCACGCCAACATTctgaacacattttttttaattcatcaaaTGACATGTCTGGTGATACGTGTTCATCaaatatatgttttaaatttatcTCGTCTTGCTTGAATAATACAATCATGTTACAATTGTCTCTTATTAGCTGCTTcggtatttttgaatatgtttgacATAAATAAGCGGCATCGATATCTTTATGTCTACACATGGAATAATACTCGCGAATCTTCTGCTGTCCATCACATGCAACATCGTCAAATAAAAACACAGAGTGTGGTTGAGCTTCGTCTGGACCgataatttcttcattgtcttTGAATGGAAAATACCCAACACCTTTAACTTGCGCTATTACATCTTGCAGTAGTTGGTATTTCGGTTGAAAGAGGGATTTCGAATAAACATAGACATTTTTGAACTTGGCGCcatttggattaaataaaagtgataGCATGACATTCGTTTTTCCGCATCCACTTGGACCACAAATAATGGCTCTGAATGAGTTTGGTAGCAATTTACCATGTTTACTGGTTGTCACTTTCTGGACAATGTCCAGATTATCAATTGGCAGCGTCTGCTCTTGTTGAACGACCTTCATCGTGTGGCAAGTGTAGTAAATAAGTACGGTAATATATTATAGATGTCGCCACTTGTATGGCATCAGTCCAATGTTGGTTGTCAAAGGAGAAGGTCTCTTGAACACTCTAATTAATAAACTACCGTTTGAGCTTCATATTCCTGGTGGTTATCAGTATTGTGGACCtggaacaaaactaaaaaaacgtCTTGCACGCGGAGATCCAGGAATTAATCCATTAGACGCAGCTTGTAAACAGCACGATATCGCTTATTCGCATCATACATCTCTCGAAGAACGTCACAAGGCtgataaagaattggaagataGGGCTTGGGACCGATTTAAGTCTAAGGACGCTAGCTTTGGTGAAAAAAGTGCTGCTTTACTTGTAACTGGTGGAATGAAAACAAAAAGAAAGTTGGGAATGGGATGCCCTCATCGTCGTGGAAGAAAGGGACGTTATTCTTTCAATCGAGATGTTGTCTCAAAAATCGCAAAGTCCATGAAGAGAGGAGCATCGTTACAAGATACTGCTTTGACGGCTGTACGAATAGCAAAATCGGTAATTAAAAGACTTGGCGGTCGCAAAGAAATTGATGTTCCACGAGTATTGccactaaaatctggaggtttcctGCCCCTCATACCTCTATTTACAGGTCTTTCTGCTTTGGGGGCTATAGCCGGCGGTGCAGCAGGGGTGGCGAAGACTGTGGTTGACGCAAAGAATGCCCAAAAGAAATTGGATGAAGACATACGTCATAACAAGGCGATGGAACACATCGGCTCAGGTCTGTACCTGCGTAAGAAACCCAGAGGCGGATTCGGCTTGTATatgaaaaaaaacttccaataaaGCTACCCAATCGTCCGCTGTACGACTTGGATATTGCACATTACgcaaaaatgcttaaaatacCGCATTTTCGAGGAGTTTTCATGAATGACACTCTGCCTAGAGACGGCCCTCGACAACGAGAATGTGCAATAGTTAACTTGGATGTGTCAACACATAACGGAACACATTGGGTAGCATATAGAAAGATAAACGACGACGTAGAGTATTTCGATTCATTTGGTAATCTGAAGCCGACCAAAGAACTTGTGAAATATCTGGGTGCACGTGCCAGAATTTTCTACAATAATCACCAGTATCAGAGGTTCAATCAAATCATTTGTGGACATTTATGCCTAAAGTTTTTATATAATGGAGCATATTAAAGGCATGGAACTGCTTATGAATCATATGTTTCACAAAAAACGTTTTGAAGAATTCAGTAAAGAAGAACTACAATTAATACCGCTAGATTATATTATACGAACTGTAGAACCTCTAgaattgttatatatatatatatatatatatatatatatatatatatatatatatatatatatatggcatAAATTGCCGGGAGAATATCGAGGAGAATGGAACTTGCAGATACTACTTCCGTGCTTCGTACATTACAACAGGCCAGATTGGAGGACTCACTGGGATGGGCCAGCCGATTCTCAAGCATCTTGCCATTTATGTAAACTTGCTTtggaacaaataaaaaatatgcgaacataaaattgatttttattcaaCTATATATAACCTATTAATTCTTTGACTTCAATCAGTCATCATGTCGCAGTTGTTGAGAGTAGTTAGTAccaattatacattttcatttcaaccttCCACACCAATCGTGTTGGACCCGAACAAAGATTATGAAATAGCTCTTCGTGCCTTTCATTCCTACAACAGTATACCAAACATTGAAAATAACAAGTTTTATTACTACAATGACAAAAAccaattgacaaaatttgattttCCTGATGGATGTTATGAAATTGCCGATATTGAAGAATACATACAAAAGAAACTGGGTGTTGACAATGAGCTTAGACCAGAAACAAtatttagtctaaaacctaaccacAACACGTTGCAGTGTCAGATATTTAGCAAATATAagatttcgtttaagcaaccagATAGTCTTGGTACAGTATTGGGATTTTCTCCGACAATACTCAATCCTGGACGGACACATTCTTCAAATCAACCTGTTAGGATTATTAATGTATCTAGCATACGCTTTGATTGCAACATTAGTACCGGAGCCTTCGACGGTAACAGACCTGGTCACACGATCTACGAATTTGTCATACAATCGAATCCTGGGTACGCAATTGACGAAACCCCTCACAATTTGTTGTATTTACCCGTTGTGCCACAGCGTGAACTTACCAACATCACAGTCTTGGCTCTCGATCAAGAAGGACGACCTGTCAACTTTAGAGGAGAAGAGAGCACATTGGTGTTGGAACTTAGATCACGAGGGAAATGGGATTAGTAATAAGACCATCTACTGCTCAAAGAACATCATTAGTTGTGCAGCAGTCTAAGCGGCAACATCTTACGTTCGCAAACAAATTGTTTTTACAATCACTtggttttaaactaaaaaaatgaCAACAATGTATGGAAAACGAGCACGTTCAGACAGCGTAGTAAGGCCTccaatatttgatatttatcGTAAGCCAATATTTGATGAATCAATTCGAAAGGCTGAATATCGAACTTATGCACCATTCATCAAATCATTCAACTGCAATGATATTGTTGAATTTAGCATTAATCAAGTTGACTCGTTTTTTGCCATGAGCGAAACCCTGTTATGCATTAAAGGATCACTCGAAATAACTGGAAATGGCGATGTCAAACTAGCAAATAATGTGGGTGCCTTCCTTTTCGATTCGTGTACGTACAGCGAAAGCGCAAGGGAGATGGAAACAGTGCGGGATCCTGGCATCGTAAGTACTGTACGTGCCATGACATGTTATACTCAAGAAGATTCTAATTATATGGTTATGGCTGGATGGAATTACCCTAAGGATCCAATTCTAAACGCTGCAGATAATTCATTCAGCATACAGATGTCTCTTAAgcatattttcaatatttttaatgattatccATTGATTACGTGTGGCCGTCAAACAATAAGACTAGTTCGAGCTCGAAATGACAACGATTGCATagttattaaagaaaaacaaaacgCTGACAAAACTCCAACTGTTACAACCGCCAAGATTAAAATTACCAACATTGAACTCAGAGTGAAGCACATATTTCCAAATGACGAAATTAAATTGGAActcatgaaatacattcaacaAGATCAACCTATAGTTATTCCATTTAGAAAGTGGGAATTGCACGAATTGCCTGCCATTACCAAAGGTGCTAGGCGTGAAGTTTGGGCTGTTAAAACTAGCACATCTGTTGAAAGACCACGTTATGTCATTGTTTTCTTTCAAACAGGCAAACGTAACACAATCACATCTGATCCCACATTATTTGACAATGTCAGCATCCAAAGTATTAGATTATCGTTAAATGGAGAATACTGGCCAAACGAGAGAATGCAGTTGGATTTTAGCAAAACTGACTACAACGAGGCTTATTTCAACTATACCGAATTTTACCCAAGCTACATACATTCCCAACAAAAACGACCTCTACTCGATTTCTTAGCTTTTAAGAATCGTGCATTGTTCGTCATCGATTGTTCGAAACAAGAAGAAAGCATGAAAGCATCCACCGTTGACGTAAAACTCGATATTGAAGCGAATAACGGTTTTCCCGACAACACCAAGGCCTATTGTATTATTATTCACGACTGTGTAATGGAGTACTTCCCTCTCaccgaaattgtaaaaagtctAACTTAGACGCATGAGGTGTCAGTAGTACAGGAGCAGTCATCATGAGAGTAGCATTCGTAGATATTCACGGATTTGATGTGGATGGGTGGTTTGTTCCCAAAGAACTTACCATCGAAATAGGCTTTAAACGAAGTCATTACATCTTTTTGCCTCCGAAACCATTCAATGCGCTACGTAATGAGGATAAGAAGACTGCATCATACGTGGAGAAAAAACTGCTTGGTATTCGATATTCTGATGGAGATGTAGAATTGTTCAAACCAAATGAAATACTTGAAACCAAGTTGTTGTATGCCGCTGATTACATATATATCCGAGGAGAACAAAAAGCTAAATTTTTAAGCAAGAAATgtcacatttttggagtttttccccttattattgatgtttgcaagttTGATGGTACGCCTCTTGCTACTGGAAACGTTGGTCCTGCTACAAACCCCTGCCACGCTGTTGGACTATTTTCATGCACCGAAAGAAATGTGGATCGTCTACGACACTGGTTTTCTTCTACTCTAATACCGTTGTAATTTttctatttataaataaataatttagagatttttttttgtttttatttaaacaccttatttactgatcaagtcttatattatatgaagattcaaattttctctttacaatttcaaaaataatttttaaaattaagataaatacaaATGCTAATATTACACAAGACATTGCAAAGACATTGTCTATTTCACTTTTCACATTCTCGCCGTTGCTGGCCCCCATGGTGTAGGCTGAATACGTCTTAACGGATATGTAGCTTGTGGTAGTTTTCTAAAGGCGTAAAGACCTTGCTGCTCTTCAGACCTCCACGTTTGCCCCTCAATATGCAGACTATCGAATTGCctattaatttgttttaaatcctcatatgatttaatatctttatttaacaGGCTGAGTTTACTTTGAAATTCCATTACCCTATGTATGTACTCGATGGGATTCATACTAGTACTGATCATGTTCTGCGTGAAATGTCTCAATAAATTCCAACTTTGGAGCACACCTCCTGCGTCGAATGTTGCGTAAATGCCACATCATTCGCATTCAAATGTCACGTTAAAGAGGTACACTGTTAGGATGGTTTAAAGATAAATAGCCTATACCATTAGGGAATAGAGTGTAGCTGAGAACATTAGAGGCCATTAGAAGCCATCAGGTTACGTTATTctcgtcacgtcattcacgtcacgtcattcgcgtcacgtcattcacgttaaaatgtcacgttattcacgtcacgttATTTACGTCGCGTTATTCACGTCACGTTATTTACGTCGCGTGATTCACGTGACGTTATGCACGTCACATTCTGTTAGGcactgtcacgttctgttaggcactatacggaaaagaagaagaagaattgacagttaatgttgaacgttgacagaagaagaattgacagttggcatctgtgtcgccaccgctttcatttgacaccccatacgtcaaaatcggatcattagcaaagaagatatgttgtaatgccgttttggcaattcCGCTGCTCCGTTTTTTAAAGGATTCCGCAGCTCGTTACCCCCACGCGGCACGAACGTGATCACATGTTTACATTCTCACGGTTACGTTGTTCATTTCAGAGATAAGATTTCCATGCTTTGCAAAAAACATGACAAACAAGACCTTGTGGTTTTAAAAATATGCGATAACATTTACACAAATAACAACTGTGGCTACGTATTATGAGTTTCTTACATCCGGACTTTTAGCATTGTGGCTTGTCATATCTTTAGCGGTTTCCTGTTGTTGCAAAAATAGTTTCCTGACAAACATGAAAACAAGACCTTGTGGTTTTAAAAATATGCGATAACATTTACACAAATAACAACTGTGGTTACATGTTATCATCTGACTACATCCGGacttttagcattgtggtttgTCATATCTTTAGCGGTTTCCTGTTGTTGCAAAAATAACGTCTACATTATTTTCTTATCAACCATCCACATCCGGAATGTTGATAAACAACAacttgttatttaaaaaatatttttgtaaataattcaaaatatttgatttttcgtaattttgtacaaatattatattttcagccCTATATATGATAATCGTATAGCATTTCACATTTTTATACATGTTCAGAATGGGCCATTGTCATGATGATGATTATATAGCATTTTTATATACTTTCAGAATGGCTATTGTCATTGCCATgttgccttttcaaaatcaacaaTCTTCTTACGATACTCCGGTCATTGATGGtcttttacttcttctcatgTTCAGAATGGGCCATTGTCATTGCCACGTTGTCTTTTCAAAATCAACAATCTTCTTACGATCCTCTGGTCATTGTAGGtcttttacttcttctcatgTTCAGAATAGTCCATTGTCATTGCCATgttgccttttcaaaatcaacaaTCTTCTTACGATcctctggtcattgttgatcTTTTACTTCTTCTACATTCAACGAGCCATCGATGCCAAGGACCATGATGGCTCATCGTGAGCGggaatcggtatgccgattctggctcacttttttcccacggtgagcgggaatccgcataccgattctggctcatGTGAGCGggaatcggtatgccgattctGGCTCACGATGTTGCGCCTCCACCACGAAGTGAGCGGTAGTCGGCCCTATCTACCTACTGAGCATACTCTTTCTACTATTtcttttgcacttcttagttgtTTACTCTTagtttgcaactcttgggctatgaaattttccatttcttcttttaatttcttataatcattttttctactttcaacccagttacgatcaagcttttctttttgctaaatttctccagttgctccattcttccATGTAGATGTTTTACGtcttttgttagtttttgattctctgattttacatccattaactctttattggtttgttgttgttctttccttatttgttttatttcctaaagcatttcatcgtttttattcattagctctttcatgattgtaatcataacattttccatgtcttccttgttttcgttgcctgctttgcttggtgaccgttttgtaattttacttctattaacccttaaacgcccaaccttttatAGGTTCCATGTaagcccaagggtgggtaaaaaatgtccacctcgaaaatagctaatatatttattgagagttgttacaaatgttagaaaatgaattaaacagaagaaatggaaagaatcTTATGCATagtaaacacagcatcttctaaaattttaatataaacgatgtacaaaccttacaacaaaattacgatgtacatcaaaattaacataacattaaaagccagtaattcagatttgtcgatttttttGACATTCTTCCTTTCGTCCTCATTAGTGTGGcgaataattatgtcgattatgtaattacagtatgtccctgtaagttgtatccatatggaaaacttttttattattaattttacgaaaaaaagttattctttataaaaatctctgcatggtccaaaacctaagatttaaccatcaaatatcaaattttttgaatattatacgaggtatgtcaaaaagtttgaatttcactcaagagtaaagtagctttatttttcgtaatattggaaattgctattatgaaaagttgtttggaattaaaagctatattctaatatgcaattacatccttctaattgaaaaaacattttttttgaaaaattatggatctcattattttttcagttatttcaattctgataactcttatattattaattttacgaaaaaaagtgattcttaataaaaagttctggatggtctaaaacttaaaatacaaccatcttatatcaaattttatcaattttatacgaggtatgtcaaaaaaataaatttagatcaaaagtaaagtacctttatagttcagaatatttcaattagaaggatgtaattacatattgaaacatagtttttaattctaaataacttttcattataacaattttcgatattgtgaaaaataaacgtattttactcttgagcgaaattcatattttttgacatacctcgtataaaattgataaaatttgacaaaagatggttgtattttagattttcgag
Protein-coding regions in this window:
- the LOC126893077 gene encoding uncharacterized protein LOC126893077; this translates as MYGKRARSDSVVRPPIFDIYRKPIFDESIRKAEYRTYAPFIKSFNCNDIVEFSINQVDSFFAMSETLLCIKGSLEITGNGDVKLANNVGAFLFDSCTYSESAREMETVRDPGIVSTVRAMTCYTQEDSNYMVMAGWNYPKDPILNAADNSFSIQMSLKHIFNIFNDYPLITCGRQTIRLVRARNDNDCIVIKEKQNADKTPTVTTAKIKITNIELRVKHIFPNDEIKLELMKYIQQDQPIVIPFRKWELHELPAITKGARREVWAVKTSTSVERPRYVIVFFQTGKRNTITSDPTLFDNVSIQSIRLSLNGEYWPNERMQLDFSKTDYNEAYFNYTEFYPSYIHSQQKRPLLDFLAFKNRALFVIDCSKQEESMKASTVDVKLDIEANNGFPDNTKAYCIIIHDCVMEYFPLTEIVKSLT